DNA sequence from the Tissierella sp. MB52-C2 genome:
AAACAACCACTTGATTTAGAATATAATCATCGATTTCTAAAAAATCATTCTCATATGAGAATATCTCATCATATCCGTCATATTCCTCATCAGACATTCCTTTTCCTTTTGCAAGTTTTCCAGATACTCTAGTTTTTATTTGATTAGTAGCAGGTTTTAAACATCTATGACAATTTTCACTATAGGTATAATTCACCTTAATGTCTATTGTCCCTTCCCCATCTACCTTAAATACTCCACCTTCATATTTTACGGGTCCAACTATCTCAATGTTTCTCGCACCTAAATTGAAGGCCTTTAATTCTAATTGTCCTTCAAAGTGCAAAAAATCATTAGTTCCATCAAGAAAACTTGATAAGTCAATTATCATACTTTTCACCTCTTAGACTAACAAAGATAATTATATAAAGGAGGCATGAATTTGTCAAGAATAATATTATTTAGATACTAATTCCAATGTATCTCTAGCTATCATTAATTCTTCATTTGTAGGAATAACAAGTATTGTAGCTGAAGTTAAATCCTTGTTAAGTTGAGCTTCTTCGCCCCTTACATTGTTTAACTCACTATCAATTTTAATTCCTAAACACTCTAATCCTTCACAAACTTTTTCTCTAATATATCCTGAGTTCTCACCAATACCTGCTGTAAATACTAATGCATCTATACTACACATAGTAGCTACATAAGCACCTACATATTTTTTAACTCTATTAACGAATACGTCTAATGCAAGTTTTGCTCTAGAATTTCCTTCTCCCATCGCTATTTCTAAGTCTCTAAAGTCACTGCTAACTCCAGATATTCCTAGTACACCTGATTGTTTATTTAGCATATTGTTTACTTCTTCAAAAGTCATACCTTCTTTATCCATGATAAATGGAATTATAGCTGGGTCTATATCTCCTGATCTAGTTCCCATTGCTAATCCTTCTAGAGGAGTGAATCCCATACTTGTGTCCATGGATTTTCCACCTTTTACTGCACATACACTGGAACCATTTCCTAAGTGACAAGTAACAATATTTAAATCTTTAACATCTTTACCTAATATTTCAGCTGCTCTTAAGGACACATATTTATGAGAAGTTCCATGGAAACCATATCTTCTTATTTTATATTTCTCATAGTATTCATAAGGAATAGGATATATATAATTATCGGATTCCATTGTTTGGTGGAATGCAGTATCAAATACTGCAACCATTGGTGTATTTGGCATTAATTCTTTACAAGCTTCTATTCCAGTAATATTTGGTGGATTATGTAAAGGTGCTAGCTCAATACATTCATCAAGAACTTTCATAACCTCATCATCTATTATTACAGAAGAAGCAAATGTTTCTCCACCATGTACAACTCTATGTCCTACTGCTCCTATTTCATCCATGGCTTTTATAGCTCCATGATTTGGATCAATAACAGCATTAAGTACTAAACCTAAAGCAACCTTATGGTTAGCCATTGGCTCTTCAATTATTACTCTTTCTTTACCTGTAGTATCGTGTTTAATTCTGGAACCTTCGATTCCTATTCTTTCTACAAGTCCTTTACATAGTACTTCTTCTCCATTCATATCTATAAGTTGATATTTTAATGAAGAACTTCCACAGTTGATTACAAGAATCTTCATATTTCTTATTCCTCCTAATTAATTGTTTTTATCTATTTCATAATATTACATTTGTGTTAAAAAATCAAC
Encoded proteins:
- a CDS encoding DUF177 domain-containing protein, yielding MIIDLSSFLDGTNDFLHFEGQLELKAFNLGARNIEIVGPVKYEGGVFKVDGEGTIDIKVNYTYSENCHRCLKPATNQIKTRVSGKLAKGKGMSDEEYDGYDEIFSYENDFLEIDDYILNQVVVSLPMKSLCDSDCKGLCSICGTDLNNTKCNCIQENIDPRLEKLKNFFPKN
- a CDS encoding acetate kinase, translated to MKILVINCGSSSLKYQLIDMNGEEVLCKGLVERIGIEGSRIKHDTTGKERVIIEEPMANHKVALGLVLNAVIDPNHGAIKAMDEIGAVGHRVVHGGETFASSVIIDDEVMKVLDECIELAPLHNPPNITGIEACKELMPNTPMVAVFDTAFHQTMESDNYIYPIPYEYYEKYKIRRYGFHGTSHKYVSLRAAEILGKDVKDLNIVTCHLGNGSSVCAVKGGKSMDTSMGFTPLEGLAMGTRSGDIDPAIIPFIMDKEGMTFEEVNNMLNKQSGVLGISGVSSDFRDLEIAMGEGNSRAKLALDVFVNRVKKYVGAYVATMCSIDALVFTAGIGENSGYIREKVCEGLECLGIKIDSELNNVRGEEAQLNKDLTSATILVIPTNEELMIARDTLELVSK